A genomic segment from Thamnophis elegans isolate rThaEle1 chromosome 3, rThaEle1.pri, whole genome shotgun sequence encodes:
- the RBP5 gene encoding retinol-binding protein 5, protein MPPNFSGYYRFVSQDNMESYLRALDINVALRKLVCLLKPDKEIIHTGDHMIIRTLTSLRNYVMDFDLGVEFEENLEAVDGRKCQTTVYWDGDQLVCEQKGEKQNRGWRHWLEGDQLHLRMTAENEVCVQVFQKVK, encoded by the exons ATGCCTCCCAATTTCAGCGGCTACTACCGCTTCGTCTCGCAGGACAATATGGAGAGCTATCTCCGTGCCTTGG ATATCAATGTGGCCTTGAGGAAGCTGGTTTGTCTCCTGAAGCCAGACAAGGAGATCATCCACACCGGTGACCATATGATTATTCGCACCTTAACTTCTCTGCGAAACTATGTCATGGACTTTGACCTTGGGGTTGAGTTTGAAGAGAATTTGGAGGCAGTAGATGGACGCAAGTGCCAG ACAACTGTTTACTGGGATGGAGATCAGCTGGTGTGTGAACagaagggagagaaacagaaCCGGGGCTGGAGGCACTGGCTAGAAGGGGATCAACTGCATCTG CGCatgacagcagagaatgaggtttGTGTCCAGGTTTTCCAGAAAGTGAAGTGA